One Bradyrhizobium zhanjiangense DNA segment encodes these proteins:
- a CDS encoding sugar kinase, with protein sequence MQALFIGQTYIDVVFITDHMPTGDEKHVASDYAVSFGGNAVTAAFCCAKLGIVPDLIATAANDWLGRMFQDMCAKYAISLHARKVKQSSLSFIMPKDGKRAIVRCRDDEHIHPFPMLNLGGCRALHVDGHQPDAAIHYAKVCREAGILTSLDGGGLRTNTHELLEYIDVAIVAERLCEQMDLTPEKMLDYLKSRGCKIGGVTMGEKGLFWYDETGTVQVMPAMPIPRERVIDTNGAGDVFHGAYVYSYLAHPGKSWREHFDFARAASTYKIQRLGNEAGLPTLVDIAKVRHEFEVRV encoded by the coding sequence ATGCAGGCTCTCTTCATCGGACAGACCTATATCGACGTCGTCTTCATCACTGACCACATGCCGACCGGCGACGAGAAGCACGTGGCTTCGGACTACGCGGTTTCCTTCGGCGGCAACGCGGTGACGGCGGCGTTCTGCTGCGCCAAGCTCGGCATCGTGCCCGATCTCATCGCCACCGCCGCCAATGACTGGCTGGGGCGGATGTTCCAGGACATGTGCGCAAAATACGCGATCTCGCTGCACGCGCGGAAGGTGAAGCAGTCCTCGCTCTCCTTCATCATGCCCAAGGACGGCAAGCGTGCCATCGTCCGTTGCCGCGACGACGAGCACATCCATCCGTTCCCGATGCTCAATCTCGGTGGCTGCCGCGCGCTGCACGTCGACGGCCACCAGCCGGATGCGGCGATCCACTATGCCAAGGTGTGCCGCGAGGCCGGCATCTTAACCTCGCTCGACGGCGGCGGGCTGCGCACCAATACCCACGAGCTGCTGGAATATATCGACGTCGCCATCGTCGCCGAGCGGCTGTGCGAGCAGATGGACCTGACGCCGGAGAAAATGCTCGATTACCTCAAGAGCCGCGGCTGCAAGATCGGCGGCGTCACCATGGGCGAGAAGGGCCTGTTCTGGTATGACGAGACCGGGACGGTGCAGGTGATGCCGGCGATGCCGATCCCGCGCGAGCGCGTGATCGACACCAACGGCGCCGGCGACGTCTTCCACGGCGCCTATGTCTATTCCTACCTCGCCCATCCCGGCAAAAGCTGGCGCGAGCATTTTGATTTTGCCCGCGCCGCATCGACCTACAAGATCCAGCGCCTCGGCAACGAGGCCGGCCTGCCGACGCTCGTCGACATCGCCAAGGTCAGGCACGAATTCGAGGTCAGGGTCTAG
- the rbsK gene encoding ribokinase codes for MGRVFVAGSINMDVVATADRHPKVGETIAGRQVLYFPGGKGANQAVAASRLGARTTLIGRLGKDSFGAELKVFLRSQGIDLGYLQETTAAHTGTAIITVAEADNTIVVIPGANALVDADDVSVVPLLDGDVAVSQFEIPLPAIAAFFQRARAAGAMTLLNPAPAQSMPGELLALVDILVLNETELGFLAGTELSDGDEAARIIEVARQLQARPDQTICVTLGRRGVLALAGREEISVPGRAVQAVDTTGAGDCFVGALAARLADGTALRDALTFANAAASISVQRMGAGPSMPTAKEVAAVS; via the coding sequence ATGGGGCGCGTCTTCGTCGCCGGAAGCATCAACATGGATGTAGTGGCGACGGCCGATCGCCATCCCAAGGTCGGCGAGACCATCGCCGGCCGCCAGGTGCTGTATTTCCCGGGCGGCAAGGGCGCGAACCAGGCGGTGGCGGCGTCGCGGCTCGGTGCCAGGACCACGCTGATCGGGCGGCTGGGGAAGGATTCCTTCGGAGCTGAGCTTAAGGTTTTCCTGCGCAGTCAGGGCATCGATCTCGGCTATCTCCAGGAGACGACCGCTGCGCACACCGGCACGGCCATCATCACGGTGGCGGAGGCCGACAACACCATCGTCGTCATCCCCGGCGCCAATGCATTGGTCGACGCCGATGACGTCAGCGTCGTGCCGCTGCTGGACGGCGACGTCGCGGTCAGCCAGTTCGAAATTCCGCTGCCGGCGATTGCCGCGTTCTTCCAGCGCGCACGCGCCGCCGGAGCCATGACGCTGCTCAACCCGGCGCCGGCGCAAAGCATGCCCGGCGAGCTGCTCGCGCTGGTCGACATCCTCGTGCTGAACGAGACCGAGCTCGGCTTCCTCGCCGGCACCGAGCTCTCCGACGGCGACGAGGCCGCGCGGATCATCGAGGTGGCACGGCAGCTTCAGGCGCGGCCGGACCAGACCATCTGCGTCACGCTCGGCAGGCGCGGCGTGCTCGCACTGGCGGGGCGCGAGGAGATTTCGGTGCCGGGGCGCGCGGTGCAGGCGGTCGACACCACAGGCGCCGGCGACTGCTTCGTCGGCGCGCTCGCGGCGCGCCTCGCCGATGGCACGGCCTTGCGCGACGCGCTCACCTTTGCCAACGCCGCCGCTTCGATCAGCGTCCAGCGGATGGGCGCCGGGCCGTCGATGCCGACGGCGAAGGAAGTGGCTGCGGTCTCGTAA